Proteins from a genomic interval of Candidatus Acetothermia bacterium:
- a CDS encoding glutamate dehydrogenase, which produces MGQGDRQGVVYCIQEWAKDKRVQLADLTYIVSGYGNVGSWTARLMKRQGAKLVAVEDHTGAIANPRGIDADTVADYVKATGGVRGFPGGQPVEHHEFLSMEADVFVPATLENQITATTAPLLKVWLVAEGANGPTDPDGDRILQEKGIDVLPDVLCNAGGVIVSYFEWLQNKRSEFWDLAEVDAKLHRILVAAYARVRDRAREVNTDWRTTAYIVALSRLEKVYTNRGIFP; this is translated from the coding sequence GTGGGACAAGGCGACCGCCAGGGCGTGGTGTACTGCATCCAGGAGTGGGCCAAGGACAAAAGGGTGCAGCTCGCGGACCTGACCTACATCGTCTCGGGCTACGGGAACGTGGGTTCCTGGACGGCGCGGCTCATGAAGCGGCAAGGGGCGAAGCTGGTGGCGGTCGAGGATCATACCGGAGCGATCGCCAACCCCAGGGGGATCGATGCCGACACGGTGGCGGACTACGTGAAGGCCACGGGAGGGGTGCGTGGCTTCCCCGGCGGACAGCCGGTTGAGCATCATGAGTTTCTAAGCATGGAGGCCGATGTCTTCGTGCCGGCGACGCTCGAGAACCAGATCACCGCCACCACCGCCCCCCTCCTCAAGGTCTGGCTCGTTGCCGAGGGTGCCAACGGCCCCACCGATCCCGATGGCGATCGGATCCTCCAAGAGAAAGGGATCGACGTCCTGCCCGACGTGCTTTGCAACGCGGGTGGGGTGATCGTGAGCTACTTTGAGTGGTTGCAGAACAAGCGCAGCGAGTTCTGGGATCTGGCGGAGGTGGACGCCAAGCTCCACCGGATCCTGGTCGCCGCCTACGCTCGGGTCCGCGATCGGGCCCGGGAGGTCAATACGGACTGGCGCACCACCGCCTACATCGTTGCCCTATCCCGTTTGGAGAAGGTCTATACGAACCGCGGCATCTTCCCGTGA